A window of the Gossypium hirsutum isolate 1008001.06 chromosome A05, Gossypium_hirsutum_v2.1, whole genome shotgun sequence genome harbors these coding sequences:
- the LOC121229660 gene encoding uncharacterized protein, with product MSEESFKQLKKRGQPNHFPTGNQKTNKRITDQKARLENREIVVKLTEAAPIVKQLLEAFSSINEGNLLQTVTYIRERRFAVLVSSLLSSQTKDHVTHAMFLMGSL from the exons atgtctgaagaatctTTTAAGCAACTGAAGAAAAGAGGTCAACCAAACCATTTTCCAACCGGCAACCAAAAGACGAACAAGAGAATCACCGATCAAAAAGCTCGACTGGAAAACAGG GAAATTGTAGTGAAACTTACAGAAGCAGCCCCAATTGTTAAGCAGCTCTTGGAAGCCTTTAGCAGCATCAATGAAGGCAACTTGCTGCAGACAGTTACATATATACGG GAAAGAAGATTTGCTGTCTTGGTATCATCACTACTATCTAGCCAAACCAAAGATCATGTTACTCATG CTATGTTTTTGATGGGCAGCCTCTAG